Proteins co-encoded in one Xiphophorus couchianus chromosome 3, X_couchianus-1.0, whole genome shotgun sequence genomic window:
- the lmtk3 gene encoding uncharacterized protein lmtk3 isoform X1 yields MRPHCWVMVALAGIMSYLSPERALGAPQREVSQTRAESLSPPPYVIILISCSGLVSFVLLLLTCLCCKRGGVGFNVSLQHEFDNADGEECSGGSSPIQEDSLSSCPSLPEVYTLPVRDRPKCAALQDGADPKSQCFKRHALNYLQEIGNGWFGKVILAEVLCDCGSSQAVVKELRVSASPLEQRKFLAESEPYRSLKHPNILQCLGQCSESIPFLLVMEFCQLGDLKRYLRAQRKSDGMTPDLPTRDLLTLQRMAFEITSGLLHLHENNYIHSDLALRNCLLTSDLTVRIGDYGLSHNHYKEDYYLTPDKLWIPLRWIAPELLEEYRGSLIVTDQTKTSNVWSLGVVIWELFEFGAQPHRHLSDEEVLTFVIRERQITLAQPRLKLSHADYWYEIMQSCWLPPSQRPSVAEIFLLLSSLLAAERGLSKRSMGEEEEEDEEFEEGRRRRGESDESFERRWDLLRPPAFQSAANERHRDREYSRDSRDNSYPLLDPVGNCITPSSSELDDILTVTETSKGLNFEYFWEKAHARRGYKPLPPPQPIPTVNNNHRQSLDTPTVVPVISARSPSLASEYYIRLEEHTPQDRSPTLKGKSHSSLPSDSVCPGDVELVEIRSGMLGKERVPYRSADNSGKTLQTIRSSEVKIQVPNTGVAEFRDTSSRVTDFSVVDLGDDDDVEKKKIRETDKKSPTVLQAPVLPPKPRSMSMSSSNHLHSRPLPAPPLGYRGLPHYTIGGKIETDPLHMSSCPSSTFDHLGLHRSRQTLPPSPSLSPSIPPSSHPIYPQMCPPPLPPHSKPQRSIPSYNTADRYSRYTKIQMQRSNRDPLSCDMSDRELDRRHAPSSHTSKEESHTRMKDFDYPIRRENPLRPIYRNPPRPQHANSQIERQSSSSPTYSDEDDSPFASPERHSSRTTVAHSSLSEDADPATSELFSRGMKRTQSRLDTILPTIWREDAELQAERVSAAKKSPMHLFLTEISSVTDSSETKSKTLWDGEKEEKNDGERWGNFLLHNKGMRRSQSLITEIDSARQSLGQEKEFQRTGVEEDKTSLQGDLFLTEVDTDRMDTDKDEESDPVKYLYPAGSSLHPYVCSPDLSSNKDTEDGSTKGIRRSRSLLSEREKQESEIHFAEKTEMTREEFLKEIQSAETFLTEIISRQSATTNKDESDPSISPTPLSPEYESICIDPNSAQTITFQSESSIRASNKGKEEIHTEAIYAQVTKRAKKSEIKVTIRPEIPILHIGSNKQPLKPCNQGNNADHCQTGEFVLSEIMPKNGLLHSETDECQKEEEDSSDGPALPARGELIDPPELSPSESTESNTVILQENKSLILNQTKTTVVVVENGEMMKEHLQVCSCQIEDQTEGKCGGNAAALERNGENFFQHKYNDLEKSVIQNETNCEVTPNTPDQDLSSDIITPTDSVLSPMTSSSVDGLTPSDSWTGAGSSSGLRVLGNETPHRDSAYFSDNDLEGDVMNRKSSDGPGSRQSGGRGGERGALTGIEEKTEEEGEAGEKSPLRSTSHASRTKTESGKEKTVENCENDSYYLHCEKDILNKGLEAVHRDDSGIFHNHNESKKSTLLHDDHQVKDCVDLIDELFTKLDEEPLKNLSHSGGYVIDSHYTDGIISKITDYKCTESEKSNLNLHSKSPSGTKSLINSINSVSGNAEPDMTERDLAAQRSLKSGNAIVESESRLSKMSEFQNDNLHREDKVSLTNLCTEHGVEEMVCLDHNELGDLHCSDHRVDGEVRTELDIHQASAESCEGQDVMAEDWWSAVEEDDEGPPSGVVTGEIDCHRLMESGEQNNQWASPEKKQQEVELRSEFFAGFSNRNGGIQETYWESKENDERAGREPHPSSTESRNETGTNETQELSCNIAACENVRDSERPVTQQSAADIQQEENIENLAQIDDCNSNTMNKICDSEVENMETPEEERFVEKQIQDRGCLTDMEENQNFNRLTQNQLYREGQASTEHVDSENHFSHSFQNDISSISISITEPPQGNSSDLENDESSFKQEAERSPWLATQSSEESLQKVNEDYRDAALQSGVEEFNQSYQEVDNFSSVDFPSPPPSIDLDVQDDKLESLDDSFPSPPPSVIEAEEFITAINPEDFGAGPETESYISPANSTAVSAPSLQELPPATTQNKGISANLHSPSVHITLTDDNNFTSDIEDVCHSFTQKTSPAGPSTQRDLLKNIPALLISEWKDLDEEPLEDFEKLEQLCCISGDEEELFLGNLELLESLKKTADQKGSDTEEGDDFSTPEADRGDLKAEYVSDNCNKLIESEQTILSQSVEKIDEQRSPGQTPDVKDQGSLSKMTTRNGLMMQVCEERLQFSLNENVKTNMLWGSAVKETVTLRPWGEQVKESCSRSVEDQRKDESQEEQEASLKQVPPIESDKTEPEPLTVIEQPAITSSQPAANQAMKAKLARLSLALPPLALNLPLTPSGKGGFGDSSIGNRIGRRRGLSSGIDPDEEEEDEQEDESSRRVIVVTETDVDKRIGLRSLLKSPKEPLDRERDRGRNVSFFDDVTIYLFDQETPTNELSSSAPTSPGSVSVKSSKLDFHGPNKSKESKRKEDLPIKPRSSVTSSRFTVSPANDPHLV; encoded by the exons ATCCCAAATCTCAGTGCTTTAAAAGGCACGCTTTAAATTACCTTCAGGAAATAGGAAACGGTTGGTTTGGGAAG GTGATCCTGGCTGAAGTGCTGTGCGACTGCGGCTCGTCTCAGGCTGTGGTGAAGGAGCTGCGTGTGAGCGCCAGCCCCCTGGAGCAGAGGAAGTTCCTGGCTGAATCGGAGCCGTACAG GAGCCTGAAGCATCCCAACATCCTCCAGTGTCTGGGGCAGTGCAGCGAGAGCATCCCCTTCCTCCTGGTTATGGAGTTTTGTCAGCTG GGAGACCTGAAGCGCTACCTGCGGGCCCAGAGGAAGTCAGATGGGATGACTCCAGACCTGCCAACCAGGGACCTGCTGACTCTTCAGAGGATGGCCTTCGAGATCACCTCGGGTCTGCTGCATCTCCACGAAAACAACTACATTCACAG CGACTTGGCTTTAAGAAACTGccttctgacctctgacctcactGTCAGAATAGGCGACTACGGCCTCTCACACAACCATTACAAG GAGGACTATTACCTGACTCCAGACAAGCTGTGGATCCCTCTGCGGTGGATTGCTCCTGAGCTGCTGGAGGAGTACAGAGGATCCCTGATTGTTACGGATCAAACCAAAACCAGCAACGTGTG gtCTTTAGGGGTGGTGATCTGGGAGCTTTTCGAGTTTGGTGCTCAGCCCCACAGACACCTGAGCGATGAAGAGGTGCTGACCTTCGTCATCAGGGAGCGACAGATCACTCTGGCCCAGCCTAGACTTAAACTCTCACATGCGGATTACTG gtATGAGATCATGCAGTCCTGCTGGCTCCCTCCGTCCCAGCGGCCTTCTGTAGCCGaaatcttcctcctcctctcatcTCTCCTGGCCGCAGAGCGAGGATTGTCAAAGAGGAGCATgggggaagaggaagaagaagatgaggagTTTGAGGAGGGCAgaagaaggagaggagagagcGACGAGTCATTTGAAAGACGTTGGGATCTACTTCGTCCACCCGCCTTTCAGAGTGCAGCAAACGAGCGGCACAGAGACAGAGAGTACAGCAGGGACAGCAGAGACAACTCCTACCCTTTGCTGGACCCTGTGGGGAACTGCATTACCCCATCCTCCTCTGAACTGGACGACATCCTCACAGTTACAGAAACCAGCAAAGGCTTGAACTTTGAGTATTTCTGGGAGAAGGCTCATGCCAGACGAGGTTACAAACCTCTCCCTCCCCCTCAGCCAATCCCAACTGTGAACAATAACCACAGACAGTCTTTAGACACGCCCACTGTGGTGCCGGTGATCAGTGCCCGCAGCCCCTCGCTCGCCAGTGAGTACTACATCCGCCTAGAGGAGCACACTCCCCAGGACAGGTCTCCAACTCTTAAAGGCAAATCTCATTCCTCCTTACCATCTGATTCGGTCTGTCCTGGAGATGTGGAGCTTGTGGAAATCCGTAGTGGAATGCTGGGAAAAGAGCGAGTCCCCTATCGCTCTGCAGACAACAGTGGGAAGACGCTGCAAACTATCCGATCTAGCGAGGTGAAAATCCAGGTGCCCAACACAGGAGTGGCCGAGTTCAGAGACACTTCAAGCAGAGTGACAGACTTCTCAGTGGTGGATCtgggtgatgatgatgatgtggagaagaaaaagatcagggaaacagataaaaaatcTCCCACAGTGCTCCAGGCTCCAGTCCTCCCTCCCAAACCCCGCTCAATGTCCATGTCCTCTTCCAATCACCTTCACTCCCGCCCTCTCCCCGCGCCTCCACTTGGATACAGAGGACTACCTCACTACACCATCGGTGGAAAGATTGAGACAGACCCCCTCCACATGAGCTCCTGCCCATCCTCCACCTTTGATCACCTCGGCCTCCATCGGTCCCGACAAACTCTGCCCCCATCCCCGTCTCTCTCCCCCTCCATCCCACCATCCAGCCATCCCATTTACCCTCAGATGTGTCCTCCACCTCTACCCCCACACTCCAAACCTCAACGCAGCATCCCAAGCTACAACACAGCTGACAGATACTCAAGATACACAAAGATACAGATGCAGAGATCCAACAGAGACCCGCTATCCTGTGACATGTCCGATAGAGAGCTGGACAGGAGGCATGCACCATCAAGCCACACCTCCAAGGAAGAATCTCATACCCGTATGAAAGACTTTGACTACCCCATTCGTAGGGAAAATCCTCTGCGGCCCATTTATCGAAACCCACCCCGTCCTCAGCATGCAAATTCCCAGATTGAGAGGCAGTCCTCGTCTAGTCCTACCTACTCAGATGAGGATGACTCTCCTTTTGCCTCCCCTGAGAGACACAGCAGTCGGACCACAGTCGCTCACTCCAGCCTGTCAGAAGATGCAGACCCAGCCACCTCTGAGCTCTTCTCCAGGGGAATGAAGAGGACCCAGTCACGGCTAGACACTATTCTGCCAACCATTTGGAGGGAAGACGCTGAACTTCAGGCAGAACGAGTTTCAGCAGCCAAAAAGTCTCCAATGCACCTGTTTCTAACCGAGATATCGAGCGTGACAGATTCGAGTGAGACTAAGTCCAAGACCTTGTGGGATggggagaaagaggaaaagaacGACGGAGAGCGATGGGGGAACTTTCTGCTGCACAACAAGGGAATGCGCCGTTCCCAATCACTGATCACTGAGATAGACTCAGCAAGGCAGTCATTGGGACAGGAGAAGGAATTCCAAAGGACAGGAGTTGAGGAGGACAAGACATCACTCCAAGGGGATCTGTTCCTCACAGAGGTTGACACAGACAGAATGGACACGGACAAGGATGAGGAAAGTGATCCAGTTAAATACCTGTATCCTGCAGGATCCAGTTTGCACCCCTATGTCTGCTCTCCCGACCTTTCAtctaacaaagacacagaagaCGGCAGCACAAAAGGTATACGGAGATCCCGATCTCTTCTGTCCGAGAGGGAGAAACAAGaatctgaaatacattttgctgagaaaacagaaatgactaGAGAGGAGTTCCTGAAAGAGATCCaatcagcagaaacatttttgactgAAATCATATCCAGACAAAGCGCTACCACAAATAAAGATGAATCAGATCCATCCATCTCCCCTACTCCATTGTCACCTGAATATGAATCCATATGCATCGACCCAAACTCTGCTCAGACCATCACATTCCAGTCAGAAAGTTCCATACGAGCATCCAACAAGGGGAAAGAAGAGATACACACTGAGGCCATCTATGCACAAGTGACCAAGCGTGCAAAGAAGAGCGAGATTAAGGTCACCATAAGACCCGAGATCCCGATTCTCCACATAGGATCAAACAAACAACCGCTTAAACCGTGCAACCAAGGAAACAATGCTGATCACTGCCAGACTGGAGAGTTTGTGCTCTCAGAAATAATGCCCAAAAATGGTTTATTGCACAGTGAAACTGATGAATGtcagaaggaggaggaagacagtTCAGATGGACCTGCCTTACCTGCCAGAGGGGAACTAATAGACCCTCCAGAGTTATCCCCTTCTGAATCCACTGAGTCCAACACTGTGATACTACAGGAGAACAAGTCTCTCATTTTAAATCAGACGAAGACTACTGTTGTTGTTGTAGAGAATGGTGAAATGATGAAAGAGCACCTACAGGTCTGCAGTTGTCAGATAGAAGATCAAACGGAGGGGAAATGTGGTGGGAATGCAGCTGCTCTGGAGAGAAATGGGGAAAATTTCTTTCAGCACAAGTACAATGATCTGGAAAAGTCTGTCATTCAAAACGAAACTAACTGTGAAGTAACTCCGAACACTCCAGATCAAGACCTGTCCTCTGACATCATCACTCCCACTGACTCTGTCCTGTCACCCATGACCTCCAGCTCGGTGGACGGCCTCACACCCAGTGATTCCTGGACCGGAGCAGGAAGCAGCAGTGGGTTGCGGGTCCTGGGAAATGAAACCCCACACAGAGACTCTGCCTATTTCTCCGACAATGACTTAGAGGGTGATGTGATGAACAGGAAGAGCAGCGATGGACCAGGGTCCAGACAAAGTGGAGGCCGAGGGGGCGAGCGGGGAGCACTCACAGGGATAGAGGAGAAGACTGAAGAGGAGGGGGAAGCAGGAGAAAAAAGCCCCTTACGAAGTACTTCACATGCATCCCGTACCAAAACagaaagtggaaaagaaaagactgTTGAGAATTGTGAAAATGACTCTTACTACTTACATTGTGAAAAAGATATACTAAACAAAGGGCTAGAGGCTGTGCACAGAGACGATTCAGGCATTTTTCACAATCACAACGAGAGCAAAAAATCCACATTGCTGCATGATGATCATCAAGTCAAGGACTGTGTTGACTTAATTGATGAGCTGTTTACAAAGTTAGACGAAGAACCTCTGAAGAACCTTTCACACAGTGGTGGGTATGTGATAGACAGCCACTACACAGATGGCATAATTTCCAAGATAACGGATTATAAATGCACAGAGTCTGAAAAGAGCAACTTGAATCTGCACTCTAAGAGTCCCAGTGGGACAAAGAGCTTGATCAACTCCATCAACTCCGTGTCTGGCAATGCTGAACCAGATATGACAGAGAGAGATCTCGCTGCTCAAAGGTCTTTGAAATCTGGGAATGCAATAGTGGAATCTGAGTCCAGATTGTCCAAAATGAGTGAATTTCAAAACGATAACTTGCACAGAGAGGATAAAGTTAGTCTGACTAATCTGTGTACTGAGCATGGTGTTGAAGAAATGGTTTGTTTGGACCACAATGAGCTGGGAGACCTTCACTGCTCAGACCACAGAGTAGATGGGGAGGTCAGAACGGAGTTGGACATACATCAAGCCTCTGCAGAGTCTTGTGAGGGCCAAGATGTGATGGCTGAGGACTGGTGGAGTGCAGTGGAAGAGGATGATGAAGGACCACCCTCTGGAGTTGTTACTGGGGAAATTGACTGCCACCGTTTGATGGAATCAGGAGAACAAAATAATCAGTGGGCTTCTCCAGAGAAAAAGCAACAAGAAGTAGAGCTAAGATCAGAATTTTTTGCAGGGTTTAGCAATAGGAACGGGGGGATTCAGGAGACGTATTGGGAATCTAAAGAAAACGATGAACGTGCAGGAAGGGAGCCTCACCCTTCTTCAACAGAGTCCAGAAATGAAACTGGGACCAATGAAACACAAGAACTGAGCTGCAATATCGCTGCATGTGAAAACGTAAGAGACTCTGAAAGACCAGTTACCCAGCAGTCTGCAGCAGATATCCAACAAGAGGAAAATATTGAGAATCTGGCTCAAATTGATGATTGTAACAGCAAcacaatgaataaaatctgtGATAGTGAAGTAGAGAATATGGAAACTCCAGAAGAAGAGAGGTTTGTAGAGAAGCAGATTCAGGACAGAGGGTGTTTGACAGACATGGAGGAGAATCAAAACTTCAACAGATTGACACAGAATCAACTCTACAGAGAGGGACAAGCATCAACTGAACATGTTGATTCTGAGAACCACTTCAGCCATTCTTTCCAGAATGACATCTCAAGTATATCCATCAGCATCACTGAACCTCCTCAAGGTAACTCCTCCGACCTAGAAAACGATGAATCAAGCTTCAAACAAGAAGCCGAGCGTAGCCCATGGCTTGCTACACAGTCTTCAGAGGAAAGTCTCCAAAAAGTTAATGAGGATTACAGAGACGCTGCCCTTCAGTCCGGAGTGGAGGAGTTTAATCAGTCATATCAAGAGGTAGACAATTTCAGCTCTGTTGATTTCCCTAGTCCGCCGCCAAGCATAGACCTCGATGTGCAAGATGATAAACTGGAGAGTTTAGATGACTCTTTTCCTAGTCCGCCACCGTCTGTTATAGAAGCAGAGGAATTTATTACTGCCATAAATCCGGAAGACTTCGGTGCTGGTCCAGAGACAGAGTCATATATTTCCCCAGCGAACAGCACAGCTGTCTCGGCGCCATCCCTGCAAGAGCTACCACCAGCTACAACTCAGAATAAAGGCATCTCCGCCAACCTGCACTCCCCGTCTGTACACATAACACTGACCGATGACAACAACTTTACTTCAGATATTGAAGATGTTTGTCATAGCTTCACCCAGAAAACCTCACCTGCAGGTCCTTCTACACAGCGAGATCTCTTGAAAAACATCCCAGCATTGCTAATATCCGAGTGGAAAGACCTGGACGAGGAGCCGCTGGAGGATTTTGAAAAACTCGAACAACTCTGTTGCATCTCTGGGGATGAGGAGGAACTTTTCTTGGGGAATCTGGAGCTTCTGGagtctttaaagaaaacagctgaTCAGAAGGGCAGTGATACAGAAGAAGGTGATGACTTCTCAACTCCCGAGGCTGACAGAGGAGATTTAAAGGCAGAATATGTCTCTGATAACTGCAATAAGTTGATTGAATCAGAGCAAACAATCCTGTCACAATCAGTGGAGAAGATTGATGAGCAGAGATCACCAGGTCAAACACCCGATGTCAAGGATCAGGGATCTTTATCCAAGATGACAACCAGAAATGGCCTCATGATGCAG GTGTGTGAGGAGAGACTACAGTTCTCCctcaatgaaaatgtgaaaacaaacatgctttGGGGGTCGGCTGTGAAAGAGACCGTGACACTTCGGCCATGGGGGGAACAAGTCAAGGAAAGCTGCAGCAGGTCAGTGGAAGACCAAAGAAAGGATGAGAG ccaagaggagcaggaggcttCCCTTAAACAAGTTCCTCCCATTGAGTCTGATAAAACTGAACCTGAGCCGCTCACTGTGATTGAACAACCTGCGATCACTTCATCTCAACCTGCTGCAAACCAGGCAATGAAAG CCAAACTCGCTCGCCTGTCTCTCGCCCTCCCTCCTCTCGCTCTGAATCTCCCTCTCACCCCGAGCGGGAAAGGCGGATTCGGGGACAGTTCGATCGGAAATCGCATCGGAAGACGAAGGGGCCTGTCGTCAGGAATCGACCccgacgaggaggaggaggatgagcaGGAGGACGAGAGCTCCCGCAGGGTGATTGTTGTCACGGAGACGGACGTGGACAAACGGATCGGGCTGAGGAGTCTGTTAAAATCACCCAAGGAGCCTTTGGACAGAGAGCGGGACAGAGGGAGGAATGTGTCCTTCTTCGATGACGTAACAATCTATCTGTTTGATCAg GAAACTCCAACCAATGAGTTGAGCAGCTCAGCTCCTACAAGTCCAGGTTCAGTCTCTGTGAAAAGCAGCAAGCTGGACTTTCATG GgccaaacaaaagcaaagaatcgaaaagaaaagaggatttACCGATCAAACCGCGGTCGTCAGTGACATCATCGCGCTTCACCGTCAGCCCCGCCAACGACCCCCATCTGGTGTGA